The DNA segment GTCGGCGTGGTCAATATCGACGCTCATTTAGACCTTCGAGAATACGACCAGGGCATCAATAGCGGCACGGCCTTCCGAAGGCTCATCGACCGAGGCCTTGAACCGGGCAACTTGATCGAGTTTGGCATTCAGGCGCACTCCAATGCTTCGGGCTATCTCGATTATGCGGCCGAGAAGGGCGTTGAAGTTTATCCGTGGGAACATGTTCGAGACGATCCGGTCGGCCATCTGCAGAACATTTTTGGGCAGTTGGCCGAACGAACGTCGGCGATTGGCGTCAGCTTCGATATCGATTGCGTGGCCGGGATGGCCGGTTGCAGCGCACCTTCGCCCATAGGTCTAACGCCCCAGCAAGCGCTCGATATTGCACGTCTGAGCGCAAACTATGCCCGTTCATTCGGAATCTTCGAAGTCTCGCCGCCGTTAGACGTTGCCGATCAAACCAGCCGTCTAGCAGCCCTGATGGTCTGGACGATTCTCTACGAACGCTCGCTCAAAGCGCCATGATGCTGTAGCCCGCGTCCACGTAGATCGTTTCGCCCGTTATTCCTCGCCCCAGATCGCTGAAGAGGAACACTGCGGCGCTCGCCACTTCCTCTGGATCGGTATCCCGTTTCATCGCCGATTTGCTTCGTACATGTTCCAGCATCGAGTTGAAGTCCCGCACGCCGCGGGCTGCCAAAGTCTGTACCGGGCCGGGCGAAAGCGCATTGACCCGAATGCCTCGAGGGCCAAAATCCCATGCCAAGTATCGGACCGAGGCCTCCAATGCCGCCTTGGCTACGCCCATCACGTTGTAGTTGGGCGCCACGCGCTCGCCGCCCAGATAACTAAGCGTCAGAATGGAGGCCGAATCGCTCAGTATGGGGTCCAATGCTCGACAAGCCGCCACCAAGGTATAGGCGCTCGTCTCAAGAGCAATTTTGAACCCCTCGCGAGAGGTCTCGACAAACCGACCCATCAAATCATCCCGCACCGCGTAGGCCACGCAATGCGCTACGAAATCGACCTGTCCCCACTCTTCTTCCAACCGCTTGGCCACGCCGATAATCTCCTCATCGTGATTGAGGTCGCACTGCAAAGCCAAAGCGCCCGGAAGTTCGGGCAACAACTTCTCCATGTGATCCTTCAGCCGTTCGTTCTGATAGGCCACCGCCAGTCGCGCGCCTTGGGCTTGGCAGGCCCGTGCTATAGAGAACGCCAAACTACGATGGTTGGCCAATCCAAAGATGACCCCGCGCTTGCCTTCCAAAAGCATCTATTTCTCCCTCTCCACTGGCAAAGCCTGAGTAATATCGATATGCCCGCCCAAAGTCTCAGCCTCTTTGCCTTCTATCAGAATCTGCACCTTGTCGATCTCGGGGAAGGAGCCAGCCGTGCGCACGATGGCGTTGATCAAGGCGGCCTCGCCCGTCGAGCCTTGCTCAAAATCCGTCGTCATCGCGGCGTTAAAGTTCAGAACGAGGGTTTTCTCCTTCACCTCTGCGCCCAACAGCTTCGCCGTGCGGGGCGCTTCTTGACTTTCTTGCAACAGATGTTCGAACGTCGCTTGATAGGCGTTCTCCGCACCCTCCAAATTGAGCGCTTTCTTGTCATAGACCGTCTCGCCGTCTTCGGTCCTTGGTACAAAGACGTGCACTTCGTTCGGCGGTTTGGGTGGTTCGGGCGGCGGCGTTGGATTTAAGCGCAACCAAGTAATGACGCCGACTGCCAGCACTAGTACCACAAAGAGAGCGACCGCGAAGATGTTACGCATCGTCCTCGCCCGGTTCTTCTTCGACGGCCTCTGCCCACTCTAACCGATATTCGGACTGCCCGATTTTCGCAATCGCGTCCTCAGGCCATTCGGTCGCGACGTTCGGTGTGATCCGACCCTCGTTGATGTAAACGCCGTTTGCGCTGCCGAGGTCGGTGATCTTTACAAGGTCGCCCACCAACTCGATCGTTGCGTGTTGGCTGGATACGTAGGGATCGTTGATCGCGATGTCGTTGCCGGGCTTTCGGCCAACGCCATTGACGCCCGATTTAAGAGCGTATCGCTGATCGCCGCTCACCATGTAGGCAATGGCGGGCGCTTCGGGCGGAGGCTCCGGCGCGACAAAGCCTTC comes from the Armatimonadota bacterium genome and includes:
- a CDS encoding formimidoylglutamase translates to MTLDRRLGDLPQAPLDAADIAIIGLPDDRGIVANNGRPGARQAPEAIRRYLYKTTPGPKGAIEKLKWIDLGDVDPGDSIEAMHEAGAEMCRTALSAGAAVIALGGGHDLAHCDLSALMDRTGGPVGVVNIDAHLDLREYDQGINSGTAFRRLIDRGLEPGNLIEFGIQAHSNASGYLDYAAEKGVEVYPWEHVRDDPVGHLQNIFGQLAERTSAIGVSFDIDCVAGMAGCSAPSPIGLTPQQALDIARLSANYARSFGIFEVSPPLDVADQTSRLAALMVWTILYERSLKAP
- a CDS encoding enoyl-ACP reductase — protein: MLLEGKRGVIFGLANHRSLAFSIARACQAQGARLAVAYQNERLKDHMEKLLPELPGALALQCDLNHDEEIIGVAKRLEEEWGQVDFVAHCVAYAVRDDLMGRFVETSREGFKIALETSAYTLVAACRALDPILSDSASILTLSYLGGERVAPNYNVMGVAKAALEASVRYLAWDFGPRGIRVNALSPGPVQTLAARGVRDFNSMLEHVRSKSAMKRDTDPEEVASAAVFLFSDLGRGITGETIYVDAGYSIMAL
- a CDS encoding GerMN domain-containing protein; this translates as MRNIFAVALFVVLVLAVGVITWLRLNPTPPPEPPKPPNEVHVFVPRTEDGETVYDKKALNLEGAENAYQATFEHLLQESQEAPRTAKLLGAEVKEKTLVLNFNAAMTTDFEQGSTGEAALINAIVRTAGSFPEIDKVQILIEGKEAETLGGHIDITQALPVEREK